From Calonectris borealis chromosome 9, bCalBor7.hap1.2, whole genome shotgun sequence, one genomic window encodes:
- the KIF1A gene encoding kinesin-like protein KIF1A: protein MAGASVKVAVRVRPFNSREMSRESKCIIQMSGSTTTILNPKQPKETPKSFSFDYSYWSHTTPADINYASQKQVYRDIGEEMLQHAFEGYNVCIFAYGQTGAGKSYTMMGKQEKDQQGIIPQLCEDLFSRINDTTNDNMSYSVEVSYMEIYCERVRDLLNPKNKGNLRVREHPLMGPYVEDLSKLAVTSYNDIQDLMDSGNKARTVAATNMNETSSRSHAVFNIIFTQKRHDAETDITTEKVSKISLVDLAGSERADSTGAKGTRLKEGANINKSLTTLGKVISALAEMDSGPNKNKKKKKTDFIPYRDSVLTWLLRENLGGNSRTAMVAALSPADINYDETLSTLRYADRAKQIRCNAVINEDPNNKLIRELKDEVARLRDLLYAQGLGDIIDTHPAAGGSKLTNAIAGISPSSSLSALSSRAASVASLHERIMFAPGSEEAIERLKETEKIIAELNETWEEKLRRTEAIRMEREALLAEMGVAMREDGGTLGVFSPKKTPHLVNLNEDPLMSECLLYYIKDGITRVGREDAEKRQDIVLSGHFIKEEHCLFRSDTKTGGEVIVTLEPCEGADTYVNGKKVTEPSILRSGNRIIMGKSHVFRFNHPEQARQERERTPCAETPAEPVDWAFAQRELLEKQGIDMKQEMEQRLQELEDQYRREREEANYLLEQQRLDYESKLEALQKQMDSRYYPEANEEEEEPEDEVQWTEREFELALWAFRKWKWYQFTSLRDLLWGNAIFLKEANAISVELKKKVQFQFVLLTDTLYSPLPPDLLPPDAAKDREKRPFPRTIVAVEVQDQKNGATHYWTLEKLRQRLDLMREMYDRAAEVPSSVIEDCDNVVTGGDPFYDRFPWFRLVGSSDISGCNSSPLFNTCMSERMADLTPSPTFSNPDSDITEPADEQHQGQEEEEEEEEEEEEEEEEEEEAEDLEEDIFPECPLCDGRDPFYDRSPLFSLVGRAFVYLSNLLYPVPLVHRVAIVSEKGEVKGFLRVAVQAISADEEAPDYGSGVRQSGMAKISFDDQHFEKFQSESCPAVGMSRSGTSQEELRIVEGQGQVSDVGPSADEVNNNTCAVTPEDLLLDSPEKPAPDGPLETALDHLKLGSIFTFRVTVLQASSISAEYADIFCQFNFIHRHDEAFSTEPLKNTGRGPPLGFYHVQNIAVEVTKSFIEYIKSQPIVFEVFGHYQQHPFPPLCKDVLSPLRPSRRHFPRVMPLSKPVPATKLSTMTRPSAGPCQCKYDLMVFFEICELEANGDYIPAVVDHRGGMPCHGTFLLHQGIQRRITVTLVHETGSLIRWKEVRELVVGRIRNTPEADESLIDPNILSLNILSSGYIHPSQDDRQFLDSDMPSISFGNYTRTFYQFETAWDSSMHNSLLLNRVTPYREKIYITLSAYIEMENCTQPAVITKDFCMVFYSRDAKLPASRSIRNLFGSGSLRASESNRVTGVYELSLCRVADAGSPGMQRRRRRVLDTSVAYVRGEENLAGWRPRSDSLILDHQWELEKLSLLQEVEKTRHYLLLREKLETTQRLGLETLSPCSSEDSESRSTSCVSSPLSVDGAPEGRTSPPETPSERQKELAVKCLRLLTHTFNREYSHSHVCISASESKLSEMSVTLMRDPSMPALGVTTLTPSSTCPSLVEGRYNAMEVRPPQVSSRAESPDLEPAVEGEQKKSPVCRPEEEKEPQRLLVPDIQEIRVSPIVSKKGYLHFLEPHTNGWVKRFVVVRRPYVYIYNSDKDAVERAILNLSKAQVEYSEDQQAMLKTPNTFAVCTEHRGILLQASSDKDMHDWLYAFNPLLAGSIRSKLSRRRTAQMRI, encoded by the exons ATGGCAGGAGCATCCGTGAAGGTGGCAGTGCGCGTCCGGCCCTTCAACTCCCGGGAGATGAGCCGGGAATCTAAATGCATTATCCAGATGTCGGGAAGCACCACCA CTATCCTGAACCCGAAGCAGCCCAAAGAGACACCAAAAAGCTTCAGCTTTGACTATTCCTACTGGTCCCACACCACG CCCGCAGACATCAACTATGCATCTCAGAAGCAAGTGTACCGGGACATCGGTGAGGAGATGTTGCAACACGCCTTCGAAGGCTATAACGTTTGCATCTTTGCCTACGGGCAGACAGGTGCCGGAAAATCCTACACCATGATGGGGAAGCAGGAGAAGGACCAGCAAGGCATCATCCCGCAG CTGTGCGAGGACCTCTTCTCCCGCATCAATGACACGACGAATGACAACATGTCCTACTCCGTGGAG GTGAGCTACATGGAGATATACTGCGAGCGCGTGAGGGACCTCCTGAACCCCAAGAACAAGGGGAACCTGCGGGTGAGGGAGCATCCCCTTATGGGCCCATATGTTGAGGACCTTTCCAAGCTGGCCGTGACCTCTTACAATGACATCCAGGACCTCATGGACTCTGGGAACAAGGCCCG CACAGTGGCTGCCACCAACATGAACGAGACCAGCAGTCGCTCCCACGCCGTGTTCAACATCATCTTCACGCAGAAGCGGCATGACGCCGAGACGGACATCACCACTGAGAAG GTCAGCAAAATCAGCTTGGTGGACCTGGCAGGGAGCGAGCGAGCTGACTCCACTGGCGCGAAGGGCACAAGACTAAAG GAAGGAGCAAACATCAACAAGTCCTTGACCACGCTGGGGAAAGTCATCTCTGCCCTGGCCGAAATG GATTCGGGGCCGAACAAG aacaaaaagaagaagaagacaGATTTCATCCCTTACCGGGACTCAGTGCTGACCTGGCTGCTGCGGGAGAACCTGG GGGGCAACTCCAGGACGGCCATGGTTGCTGCTCTCAGTCCTGCCGACATCAACTATGACGAGACCCTCAGCACCCTCAG GTACGCCGACCGTGCCAAGCAGATCCGCTGCAATGCCGTTATCAACGAGGACCCCAACAACAAGCTCATCCGGGAGCTGAAGGATGAGGTGGCACGCCTGCGCGATCTTCTTTACGCCCAGGGCCTTGGGGACATCATTGACA cCCATCCTGCTGCGGGAGGATCCAAAT TGACCAACGCCATCGCCGGGATCAGCCCTTCTTCCTCCCTGTCGGCCTTGTCCAGCCGTGCCGCCTCCGTCGCCAGCCTCCATGAGCGCATCATGTTTGCTCCGGGCAGCGAAGAGGCCATCGAAAGGCTCAAG GAAACGGAGAAGATCATCGCGGAACTGAACGAGACGTGGGAGGAGAAGCTGCGGAGGACGGAAGCAATCCGGATGGAGAG GGAAGCGTTGCTGGCCGAAATGGGGGTGGCCATGAGGGAGGATGGAGGCACCTTGGGTGTTTTCTCTCCTAAAAAG ACACCCCACTTGGTCAACCTGAACGAGGACCCGCTCATGTCCGAGTGTCTTCTCTACTACATCAAAGACGGGATAACAAG GGTTGGCCGGGAAGATGCAGAGAAGAGGCAGGACATCGTTCTCAGTGGGCACTTCATTAAGGAAGAGCACTGCCTTTTTCGCAGCGACACCAAAACCGGCGGTGAAG TAATAGTGACCCTGGAGCCCTGTGAAGGCGCCGACACCTACGTGAATGGCAAAAAGGTGACGGAGCCCAGCATCCTGCGCTCAG GAAATCGCATCATCATGGGGAAGAGCCACGTCTTCCGCTTCAACCACCCCGAGCAGGCTCGGCAGGAGCGGGAGCGGACCCCGTGTGCCGAGACCCCCGCTGAGCCCGTGGACTGGGCTTTTGCCCAAagagagctgctggagaagcaggGCATCGACATGAAGCAGGAGATGGAGCAGCG GCTCCAGGAGTTGGAGGACCAGTACcggagggagcgggaggaggcAAATTACCTTCTTGAGCAGCAGAGACTG GACTATGAGAGCAAATTGGAGGCTTTGCAGAAGCAGATGGACTCTAGGTATTACCCTGAGGCAaacgaggaagaggaagaacctGAGGATGAAG TGCAGTGGACAGAGCGGGAGTTCGAGCTGGCCCTCTGGGCCTTTAGGAAGTGGAAGTGGTATCAGTTCACCTCCCTCCGCGACCTGCTCTGGGGCAACGCTATCTTCCTCAAGGAAGCCAACGCCATCAGCGTAGAACTGAAGAAGAAG GTCCAGTTTCAGTTCGTGCTCCTCACGGACACGCTGTACTCGCCTCTCCCTCCTGACCTGCTGCCTCCCGATGCTGCCAAGGACCGGGAGAAGCGGCCGTTTCCCCGGACCATCGTGGCTGTAGAGGTGCAGGACCAGAAGAACGGGGCAACGCATTACTGGACCCTGGAGAAGCTGAG gcaacGCCTGGACCTGATGCGTGAAATGTATGACCGTGCAGCAGAAGTGCCTTCTAGCGTCATCGAGGACTGTGACAATGTGGTGACTGGCGGAGATCCTTTCTACGACCGCTTTCCCTGGTTCAGACTGGTCGGCAG TTCAGATATCTCTGGCTGCAACAGCTCTCCTCTTTTCAACACATGCATGAGCGAGCGCATGGCTGATCTCACCCCCTCCCCTACCTTCTCGAACCCCGACTCCGACATCACCGAGCCTGCTGACGAGCAGcaccaggggcaggaggaggaggaggaggaggaggaggaggaggaggaggaggaggaggaggaggaggaggcggaggaccTGGAGGAAGACATCTTTCCGGAGTGCCCGCTGTGTGATGGCCGGGATCCGTTTTACGACCGCTCCCCCCTGTTCAGTTTAGTAGGAAG GGCCTTCGTCTACCTGAGCAACCTCCTCTACCCCGTGCCCCTGGTCCACCGCGTGGCCATTGTCAGTGAGAAGGGCGAGGTGAAAGGCTTTCTGCGCGTGGCCGTCCAGGCCATCTCAG CGGATGAGGAAGCCCCCGACTACGGCTCCGGCGTGCGACAGTCAGGGATGGCCAAGATATCCTTCGACGACCAGCACTTCGAGAAG TTCCAGTCGGAGTCGTGCCCAGCCGTGGGGATGTCTCGCTCGGGGACCTCCCAGGAGGAGCTGCGCATCGTCGAAGGCCAGGGGCAGGTCAGCGACGTGGGTCCCTCCGCCGACGAAGTCAACAACAACACTTGCGCAG tgACCCCAGAGGACCTTCTCCTGGACAGCCCGGAGAAGCCTGCGCCGGATGGGCCGCTGGAGACAGCTCTGGACCACCTGAAGCTGGGCAGCATCTTCACTTTCCGCGTGACGGTCCTGCAAGCCTCTAGCATCTCTGCGGAATACGCAGACATCTTCTGCCAGTTCAA cttCATCCATCGCCACGACGAGGCCTTTTCTACAGAGCCCTTGAAGAACACAGGACGGGGGCCACCGCTGGGCTTCTATCACGTCCAAAAC ATCGCTGTGGAGGTGACCAAGTCCTTCATTGAATACATCAAGAGCCAGCCGATTGTGTTTGAAGTTTTCGGGCACTACCAGCAGCATCCATTCCCGCCTCTCTGCAAGGACGTCCTGAG CCCGCTGAGGCCATCCCGGCGCCACTTCCCCCGTGTGATGCCACTCTCCAAACCAG TGCCTGCAACGAAGCTGAGCACCATGACTCGGCCCAGCGCCGGCCCATGCCAGTGCAAGTACGACCTGATGGTCTTCTTCGAGATCTGTGAGCTGGAGGCCAATGGCGA CTACATCCCTGCCGTTGTGGACCACCGCGGAGGCATGCCATGCCATGGGACCTTCCTCCTCCACCAG GGCATCCAGAGGAGAATCACTGTCACCTTGGTGCATGAAACAGGCAGCCTCATCCGCTGGAAGGAAGTGCGGGAGCTGGTTGTGG GTCGGATCCGGAACACCCCAGAAGCAGACGAGTCTCTCATCGACCCCAACATCCTGTCCCTGAACATCCTCTCCTCTGGGTACATCCACCCCTCCCAGGACGACCG GCAGTTTCTTGATTCGGATATGCCTAG CATTTCGTTCGGAAATTACACTAG GACTTTCTACCAGTTTGAGACGGCGTGGGATAGCTCCATGCACAACTCGTTGCTGCTCAACCGTGTCACCCCGTACCGGGAGAAAATCTACATCACCCTTTCCGCCTACATCGAG ATGGAGAATTGCACTCAGCCCGCTGTCATCACCAAAGACTTCTGCATGGTTTTCTACTCCCGGGACGCCAAGCTTCCTGCCTCCCGCTCCATCCGCAACCTTTTTGGCAGTGGCAGCCTGCGGGCTTCCGAGAG TAACCGCGTGACGGGAGTCTACGAGCTCAGCCTCTGCCGTGTGGCCGACGCCGGTAGCCCAG GCATGCAGAGACGGCGCCGGCGTGTGCTGGACACCTCCGTAGCCTACGTGCGGGGAGAGGAGAACCTGGCAGGCTGGCGGCCCCGCAGCGACAGCCTCATCCTTGACCATCAGTGGGAGCTGGAGAAACTCAGCCTCCTGCAAGAA GTGGAGAAGACAAGGCACTACCTGCTCCTGCGTGAGAAGCTGGAGACGACCCAGCGCCTGGGCCTGGAGACCCTGTCCCCCTGCTCCAGTGAGGACTCCGAGTCCCGAAGCACCTCCTGCGTCTCCTCCCCACTCTCTGTTGACGGGGCCCCCGAGGGTCGCACCTCTCCCCCTGAAACCCCCAGTGAGAGGCAGAAGGAGCTGGCCGTGAAG TGCTTGCGCCTGCTCACACACACCTTCAACAGGGAGTACAGCCACAGCCACGTCTGCATTAGTGCCAGCGAGAGCAAG CTGTCCGAAATGTCCGTGACCCTGATGAGAGACCCCTCCATGCCAGCTCTTGGGGTCACCACTCTCACCCCCTCCTCAACCTGCCCGTCGCTGGTGGAAGGACGCTACAACGCCATGGAAGTCAG acccccccaggtcTCCTCCAGGGCGGAGAGCCCCGACCTGGAGCCTGCGGTAGAAGGAGAGCAGAAGAAGTCCCCGGTGTGCCggcctgaggaggagaaggagcccCAGCGTTTGCTGGTGCCTGACATCCAGGAGATCCGGGTCAG CCCCATCGTCTCCAAAAAGGGCTACTTGCACTTCCTGGAGCCCCACACCAATGGATGGGTGAAACGCTTCGTGGTGGTCCGGCGCCCATACGTCTACATCTACAACTCAGACAAGGACGCGGTTGAGAGGGCCATACTCAACCTCTCCAAGGCCCAGGTGGAGTACAGCGAGGACCAGCAGGCCATGCTCAAG ACCCCGAACACATTTGCGGTGTGCACGGAGCACCGGGGCATCCTGCTGCAGGCGAGCAGCGACAAGGACATGCACGACTGGCTTTACGCCTTCAACCCCCTCCTGGCTGGGTCCATaag ATCCAAGCTGTCCAGAAGGAGAACAGCCCAGATGAGAATCTAA